One stretch of Akkermansia sp. RCC_12PD DNA includes these proteins:
- a CDS encoding class I SAM-dependent methyltransferase translates to MKNTDRFTGKAGAYAQGRPGYPSAVVELLTQETRRENPRMADIGSGTGILSRAMLERGWTVYGVEPNDDMRKEAEKTLNGFSRFHSVAGTAEHTRLSGASVDLVTSAQAFHWFDAFAFKRECRRILTGEGRIALIWNSRVEDSPIVREEGSIHRLYCPRFYGFSGGLAELTDSIGAFFGHRFRVFRFPNNLSYTRDQYLRRMMSASYALMENGEGRSSWLAALDGLFDRFEMEGHVTVPNETVVYLGNC, encoded by the coding sequence ATGAAAAATACTGACCGATTCACCGGAAAAGCCGGAGCCTATGCCCAGGGAAGGCCCGGTTATCCCTCCGCCGTTGTTGAGCTTCTGACCCAGGAAACCCGCCGGGAAAATCCCCGCATGGCGGATATAGGTTCTGGAACGGGCATTCTTTCCCGCGCCATGCTGGAGCGCGGCTGGACCGTGTATGGGGTGGAGCCCAACGATGACATGCGGAAGGAGGCGGAAAAGACGCTGAACGGCTTTTCTCGTTTTCATTCCGTGGCGGGAACGGCGGAACATACCCGACTTTCCGGTGCTTCGGTGGACCTGGTGACGTCGGCGCAGGCATTCCACTGGTTTGACGCCTTCGCGTTCAAGCGGGAATGCCGCCGTATTCTGACCGGGGAAGGCAGGATAGCCCTGATTTGGAATTCCAGGGTGGAAGACAGCCCTATTGTCCGGGAGGAAGGAAGCATCCATCGTCTTTACTGCCCCCGTTTTTACGGGTTCAGCGGGGGCTTGGCGGAATTGACGGACAGTATCGGAGCGTTTTTCGGCCACCGCTTCCGGGTATTCCGCTTTCCGAATAATTTGTCCTATACGCGCGACCAGTACCTCCGCCGCATGATGTCCGCCTCCTATGCCCTGATGGAGAACGGCGAAGGGCGTTCCTCCTGGCTGGCTGCCCTTGACGGGCTGTTTGACCGGTTTGAGATGGAAGGCCATGTGACGGTTCCGAATGAAACCGTTGTGTATTTAGGGAACTGCTGA
- a CDS encoding protein phosphatase 2C domain-containing protein, whose amino-acid sequence MTQQPFSQEPFLVSGLHGDQILGARSNQQDSFSILAGEDALVLVLADGMGGYTGGELASRAAIEGFSQAFERENRSPGKRMKAAVAAANEQVRVVRRKRGKDDEMGTTLVAAWIGPEGLRWVSVGDSLLLLIREEKMFLLNDLHQYSTELERMADEGSISREEALSHPSRHSLTSALMGKEVPLVDLREEFFPLFPGDRLLVASDGVGPYLDSLGPAGIRYLSMLSAEELVCSVLAGINRDGASNQDNATLICAEIAEA is encoded by the coding sequence ATGACGCAGCAGCCTTTTTCTCAAGAACCTTTCCTGGTTTCCGGATTGCATGGGGACCAGATTCTGGGCGCCCGCAGCAATCAGCAGGATTCCTTTTCCATCCTGGCCGGGGAGGATGCCCTGGTGCTGGTCCTGGCGGACGGCATGGGGGGATATACCGGCGGGGAACTGGCCAGCCGCGCGGCCATAGAAGGTTTTTCCCAGGCGTTTGAGCGGGAAAACCGTTCTCCCGGCAAGAGGATGAAGGCCGCGGTGGCCGCCGCCAATGAACAGGTGCGCGTCGTCCGGAGGAAGAGAGGGAAGGATGACGAGATGGGCACGACGCTGGTAGCGGCCTGGATAGGGCCGGAAGGGCTGCGCTGGGTCAGCGTGGGTGATTCCCTTCTGCTGCTTATTCGGGAGGAGAAGATGTTTCTGCTTAATGATCTTCACCAGTATTCCACAGAGCTGGAACGCATGGCGGATGAAGGTTCCATTAGCCGGGAGGAGGCCTTGAGCCACCCTTCCCGTCATTCCCTGACCTCCGCTCTGATGGGGAAGGAGGTGCCTTTGGTGGATCTCCGGGAGGAATTCTTCCCTCTGTTTCCCGGTGACCGTCTTCTGGTCGCCAGTGATGGGGTGGGCCCCTATCTGGATTCCCTGGGCCCGGCGGGAATACGGTATTTGTCCATGCTGTCCGCGGAAGAATTGGTGTGTTCCGTATTGGCCGGAATCAACCGGGACGGAGCGTCCAATCAGGATAACGCCACGCTGATCTGCGCGGAAATAGCGGAAGCGTGA
- a CDS encoding LamG domain-containing protein yields MGISHGASLAVSSPLQEGLVIHMGFDATATEYDSYTGYTGGINAWGGTGIASGGAFGSTGYLNLAGASGAHPGTSAVSATNISANHFSVNFQFKDVSLNSNYVLRMTTDTGRTFQFETIGNSIQLFVSSSQGNFYAGNVGTLTGNTSNWQNFTMTAGDGTISLYLDGTRTATYNFGDADLGKLNFFQLGCGNNGVNAGTLKMDDFSLWNRDLSAEEVQFLAEHPASDVMVPEASTASLGLFGLFGLLSRRRRR; encoded by the coding sequence ATGGGAATTTCCCATGGCGCTTCCCTTGCGGTTTCTTCTCCTCTTCAGGAAGGATTGGTCATCCATATGGGATTTGATGCGACCGCGACTGAATATGACAGCTACACCGGCTATACCGGGGGCATCAATGCGTGGGGAGGAACGGGGATCGCGTCAGGCGGAGCTTTCGGCAGCACCGGGTACTTGAATTTGGCCGGGGCTTCCGGCGCGCATCCGGGAACATCCGCGGTAAGTGCCACCAATATCAGTGCGAATCATTTTTCCGTTAATTTTCAATTCAAGGACGTTTCCCTGAACAGCAATTACGTTCTTCGCATGACGACGGACACCGGCCGTACGTTTCAGTTTGAAACCATCGGCAATTCCATTCAACTGTTCGTGAGTTCCTCCCAGGGGAATTTTTATGCAGGGAATGTGGGTACATTGACCGGCAATACCTCCAATTGGCAGAATTTTACGATGACGGCTGGGGACGGAACCATTTCCCTGTATCTGGATGGTACAAGGACGGCGACTTACAATTTTGGAGACGCCGATCTTGGAAAGCTCAATTTTTTCCAATTGGGCTGCGGAAACAACGGCGTGAACGCGGGTACGCTGAAAATGGATGATTTCAGCCTATGGAACAGGGATCTGAGTGCGGAAGAGGTGCAATTCCTGGCAGAGCATCCCGCTTCGGACGTCATGGTTCCGGAAGCCTCCACTGCCTCTCTGGGCTTGTTCGGTCTTTTCGGCCTGCTGAGCCGGCGCAGACGGCGTTGA
- a CDS encoding LamG-like jellyroll fold domain-containing protein, whose amino-acid sequence MMAKLLYWAASLCLCNQLHASLSTNQLIYLLDFDAAGTPEKLVTGTGNVPFTRETPVRITPGGFVHHETGGVNNSGYIRATGGTGNSLQISNGNGLPLSSRDFSISFNVRHYAGGSALFALDGATVNSGWTIWGAGGTSASSWKDESGNSSAFPPAVPSGDEWHSVVYSIHNKTINLFIDGRHRGTCTIAGNFQFAPRIHLIGLGCTGNNANEAAAADFDNIALWGKAITTEEEARAVMEAVRPDLLHPADPSAPPVDVYHRTWNFNEMEDWQHMNQNTPHDPDPNPEPKTVTENGLLAIHVRKGTQDRRKVLTKDKIYTTGRYKWRLYLPRLDKCGRTSVGAWIYCDDQHELDFEIGSGTQAERTRLGAGDDDLVVAMTSQANPYVSGRQLVKTGWHTVEMDLTLANGNYEVKWLIDGEVRQTQRVTFGTSFPFFIYCSVENLGFMGDHLPTQDNTAYYDRVEYYYHP is encoded by the coding sequence ATGATGGCGAAACTACTCTACTGGGCTGCGTCCCTCTGCCTTTGTAATCAATTGCATGCGTCTTTATCAACCAATCAGTTGATCTATCTTCTGGATTTTGACGCGGCAGGGACTCCGGAGAAGCTTGTCACCGGTACGGGCAATGTGCCGTTTACGAGAGAAACCCCGGTAAGGATTACCCCTGGCGGTTTCGTGCACCATGAAACGGGCGGCGTGAACAATTCCGGTTATATACGCGCCACGGGCGGAACCGGGAACAGCCTGCAAATTTCCAATGGGAATGGCCTGCCCCTGTCCAGCAGGGATTTTTCCATTTCATTCAACGTCCGCCATTATGCGGGAGGAAGCGCTTTATTCGCCCTTGACGGGGCTACCGTCAACAGCGGCTGGACCATCTGGGGAGCAGGAGGCACCAGCGCCAGCTCCTGGAAAGATGAATCCGGCAATTCCAGTGCCTTCCCTCCGGCAGTTCCCTCCGGGGATGAGTGGCATTCCGTGGTGTATTCCATTCACAATAAGACTATAAATCTCTTTATTGACGGCAGGCACAGGGGAACCTGCACCATTGCCGGGAATTTCCAGTTCGCGCCCCGCATCCATTTGATAGGGTTGGGATGCACAGGCAACAATGCCAATGAGGCCGCTGCGGCCGATTTCGACAATATTGCGTTGTGGGGAAAGGCCATCACGACGGAAGAGGAAGCCAGGGCGGTCATGGAGGCCGTCCGTCCCGATCTCCTGCATCCAGCGGACCCTTCCGCTCCTCCCGTTGACGTGTACCACAGGACATGGAATTTCAATGAGATGGAGGACTGGCAGCATATGAACCAGAATACCCCCCATGATCCTGACCCGAATCCGGAGCCGAAAACCGTTACGGAAAACGGCTTGCTGGCCATTCATGTACGCAAGGGAACACAGGACCGCCGGAAAGTGCTGACAAAGGACAAGATTTATACCACGGGACGTTATAAATGGCGCCTTTACCTGCCCAGACTGGACAAGTGCGGAAGAACGAGCGTAGGCGCCTGGATTTACTGTGACGACCAGCACGAACTGGATTTTGAAATAGGTTCCGGCACGCAGGCGGAGAGAACCAGGCTGGGCGCCGGAGATGACGACCTGGTAGTCGCGATGACTTCCCAGGCCAATCCCTACGTATCCGGAAGACAGCTTGTCAAGACGGGCTGGCATACCGTGGAGATGGATTTGACGCTGGCCAACGGCAATTATGAAGTAAAGTGGCTGATAGACGGTGAAGTCCGTCAGACCCAGCGGGTGACGTTTGGAACAAGTTTCCCGTTCTTCATATATTGCAGCGTGGAAAACCTGGGATTCATGGGGGACCATCTCCCCACCCAGGACAATACCGCCTATTATGACCGTGTGGAGTATTATTACCATCCCTGA
- a CDS encoding BACON domain-containing protein, whose amino-acid sequence MKSLLSLLFSGKFRSSLFCAGLFLMSAFVVSPVLGVSGFEGGDGSRESPYLISGPEGLAALGGYCGPAHRDKHFILTGDIVLKGAWTPIGSSSAVEDGTGAFQGKLDGRGHTISNVSVQTDGLAHAGLFAGLYEADIRDLHLRNVFISQTVRAVSSAGGLAAFSRGTRFLYCTVEGSVSSLYEAGGLVGRDGGGSSFVRCGTACSVSASFFAGGFLATGHAGSSLEGCYSQGRVVVTRESGVEFDSFFHGYGGGMVAFLPETDDSVSATFRNCFSTCTVEADDEGKTFTLGGFMGFASCAGFMNCVASGSVRVLHSAKGWAGGFTGDSVRCRYVNCAARGAEVRASSSQDYACAGGFSGRNSLGISENCRSVSRVAAHAAAVSGACTAMAGGFTGYNHRGGTFSHCYGAGNVEGTAGSYYAMAGGFCGYDMEGSYTGCAASGSVAGTASSVYAGGILGYMADSVLENNAFNSASTISAHGADISAVHGANNRNGASASVAGSGNVWNGLGFSFGEDDSSPWKMGKNALPELYFESSLKAVTIFHISPEQLSLGREGAGSVRVDVVSEGAWNVASNASWAVPETFSGHGDGSFTVTAAPNNSSASRSGIMEVTTPEGLVRLLSITQAGNPYEQWKKDRFPAGTPEDQMAPDACPAGDGISNLMKYATGLDPLKPCGSVTRLTVREKDGGDSRLVLEWPVNPEAVDVEHSVECSPDLETWTPVQVMETKGKTEAVFEDPEPVHGGNARRFLCLKVTRQ is encoded by the coding sequence ATGAAGAGTCTTCTTTCCCTGCTTTTTTCCGGCAAGTTCCGTTCCTCCCTTTTTTGTGCGGGGCTGTTTCTGATGAGCGCTTTTGTCGTTTCTCCGGTCCTCGGGGTTTCCGGTTTTGAAGGCGGGGACGGCAGCCGGGAATCTCCCTACCTGATTTCCGGCCCGGAGGGGCTGGCCGCGCTGGGCGGTTATTGTGGCCCGGCCCACAGGGACAAGCACTTCATCCTGACCGGGGATATTGTTCTGAAGGGAGCGTGGACGCCCATCGGCTCCTCTTCCGCCGTGGAAGACGGGACCGGGGCCTTCCAGGGCAAGCTGGACGGCCGCGGGCATACCATTTCCAATGTCTCCGTGCAGACGGACGGTCTTGCCCATGCAGGGCTTTTTGCGGGATTGTATGAGGCGGATATCCGGGACCTTCATCTCAGGAACGTTTTCATCTCCCAGACCGTCAGGGCTGTTTCATCCGCTGGCGGCCTGGCGGCTTTTTCCAGGGGAACCCGGTTCCTGTATTGTACCGTGGAAGGGAGCGTCAGCTCCCTTTATGAAGCAGGCGGCCTGGTAGGGCGGGATGGCGGTGGTTCCTCCTTTGTGCGGTGTGGTACTGCTTGCTCCGTTTCCGCTTCTTTTTTTGCCGGCGGCTTTCTGGCCACGGGGCATGCCGGAAGTTCCCTGGAGGGTTGTTATTCCCAAGGCCGCGTAGTGGTGACACGGGAAAGCGGCGTTGAGTTTGACTCCTTTTTCCATGGCTACGGCGGCGGGATGGTGGCTTTTCTGCCGGAGACGGATGACAGCGTATCCGCCACGTTCCGAAATTGTTTTTCCACCTGCACCGTGGAGGCCGATGATGAAGGCAAGACATTTACGCTGGGCGGCTTCATGGGGTTTGCCTCCTGCGCCGGATTCATGAACTGCGTTGCCTCCGGCAGCGTGCGTGTTCTTCATTCCGCCAAGGGCTGGGCCGGCGGATTCACTGGAGACAGCGTGCGTTGCCGATACGTGAACTGCGCTGCCAGAGGGGCGGAAGTACGTGCTTCCTCTTCCCAGGATTATGCCTGTGCGGGCGGTTTTTCAGGGAGGAACAGCCTGGGAATCAGTGAGAATTGCCGCTCCGTCTCCAGGGTGGCGGCGCACGCCGCGGCGGTCTCCGGAGCCTGTACGGCCATGGCGGGCGGTTTCACCGGGTACAACCACCGGGGAGGCACGTTCTCCCACTGCTATGGGGCCGGGAACGTGGAAGGAACGGCGGGATCCTATTACGCCATGGCGGGCGGATTTTGCGGCTATGACATGGAAGGGAGCTATACCGGATGCGCGGCTTCCGGGTCTGTCGCGGGCACGGCGTCCAGCGTTTATGCGGGGGGAATTCTGGGATACATGGCGGATTCCGTTCTGGAAAATAATGCCTTCAACAGCGCCTCCACGATTTCCGCGCATGGAGCGGATATTTCCGCAGTTCACGGTGCCAATAACAGGAATGGCGCCTCCGCATCCGTGGCCGGTTCCGGAAATGTGTGGAACGGACTGGGCTTTTCCTTTGGGGAAGATGACTCCTCTCCGTGGAAGATGGGAAAGAATGCCCTGCCGGAGCTGTACTTTGAATCTTCCCTAAAAGCGGTAACTATTTTCCATATTTCTCCCGAACAGCTTTCCCTGGGCAGGGAGGGCGCGGGGAGCGTGCGGGTAGACGTTGTTTCCGAGGGTGCGTGGAACGTTGCTTCCAATGCGTCCTGGGCCGTGCCGGAAACCTTCTCCGGCCATGGAGACGGAAGTTTCACCGTGACGGCTGCTCCCAACAATTCCTCCGCTTCCAGAAGCGGGATCATGGAGGTGACCACACCGGAAGGGCTGGTTCGCCTGCTTTCTATCACCCAGGCCGGCAATCCGTATGAACAATGGAAGAAGGACCGCTTTCCGGCCGGAACGCCGGAGGATCAAATGGCTCCGGACGCATGCCCGGCGGGGGACGGCATTTCCAATCTGATGAAGTACGCCACGGGGCTTGACCCGCTCAAGCCCTGCGGAAGCGTTACCCGGCTTACGGTCAGGGAAAAGGATGGCGGCGACAGCCGACTTGTACTTGAATGGCCCGTTAATCCGGAGGCCGTTGACGTGGAGCATTCCGTGGAGTGTTCCCCTGATCTGGAAACGTGGACGCCCGTTCAAGTCATGGAAACAAAGGGGAAAACGGAGGCGGTTTTTGAAGACCCGGAACCCGTGCACGGCGGAAACGCGCGCCGCTTCCTGTGCCTGAAAGTCACCCGTCAATAG